In Streptomyces ambofaciens ATCC 23877, a single genomic region encodes these proteins:
- the coaBC gene encoding bifunctional phosphopantothenoylcysteine decarboxylase/phosphopantothenate--cysteine ligase CoaBC, with translation MDKPKVVLGVSGGIAAYKACELLRRFTESGHEVRVVPTASALQFVGAATWSALSGNPVSTEVWDDVHQVPHVRIGQHADLVVVAPATADMLAKAAHGLADDLLTNTLLTARCPVVFAPAMHTEMWEHPATQENVATLRRRGAVVVEPAVGRLTGVDTGKGRLPDPGEIFEVCRRVLARGVAEPDLAGRHVVVSAGGTREPLDPVRFLGNRSSGKQGYALARTAAARGARVTLVAANASLPDPAGVDVVPVGTAVELREAVLSAAADADAVVMAAAVADFRPATYATGKIKKKDDREPAPITLVRNPDILAEIAADRARPGQVVVGFAAETDDVLANGRAKLKRKGCDLLVVNEVGERKTFGSEENEAVVLGADGSETPVAHGPKEALAETVWDLVAERLG, from the coding sequence GTGGACAAGCCCAAGGTCGTCCTGGGGGTCAGCGGCGGTATCGCCGCGTACAAGGCCTGCGAGCTGCTGCGCAGGTTCACCGAGTCGGGACACGAGGTCCGGGTCGTCCCCACCGCCTCCGCGCTGCAGTTCGTCGGCGCCGCCACCTGGTCCGCTCTCTCGGGCAACCCGGTGTCCACCGAGGTGTGGGACGACGTCCACCAGGTCCCGCACGTGCGCATCGGCCAGCACGCCGACCTGGTCGTCGTCGCTCCGGCCACCGCGGACATGCTCGCCAAGGCCGCTCACGGACTCGCCGACGACCTCCTCACCAACACCCTGCTCACGGCCCGCTGCCCGGTCGTCTTCGCCCCCGCCATGCACACCGAGATGTGGGAGCACCCCGCCACCCAGGAGAACGTGGCGACGCTGCGTCGTCGCGGTGCCGTCGTCGTCGAACCCGCCGTCGGCCGCCTCACCGGCGTCGACACCGGCAAGGGGCGGCTGCCGGACCCGGGCGAGATCTTCGAGGTGTGCCGACGCGTCCTCGCCCGCGGCGTGGCCGAGCCCGACCTCGCCGGACGGCACGTCGTCGTGAGCGCCGGCGGCACCCGGGAGCCCCTCGACCCGGTCCGCTTCCTCGGCAACCGCTCCTCGGGCAAGCAGGGCTACGCCCTGGCACGCACCGCCGCCGCCCGGGGCGCCCGCGTCACCCTGGTCGCGGCGAACGCCTCGCTGCCGGACCCGGCCGGCGTGGACGTGGTCCCGGTGGGCACCGCCGTGGAACTGCGCGAGGCCGTGCTGAGCGCCGCGGCGGACGCCGACGCCGTGGTCATGGCCGCGGCGGTCGCGGACTTCCGCCCGGCCACGTACGCCACCGGGAAGATCAAGAAGAAGGACGACCGGGAACCCGCGCCGATCACCCTGGTGCGCAACCCGGACATCCTCGCGGAGATCGCCGCGGACCGGGCCCGCCCGGGACAGGTGGTCGTCGGTTTCGCCGCCGAGACCGACGACGTCCTCGCCAACGGACGGGCCAAGCTGAAGCGCAAGGGCTGCGACCTCCTCGTGGTGAACGAGGTGGGGGAGCGCAAGACCTTCGGCTCCGAGGAGAACGAGGCCGTGGTCCTCGGCGCCGACGGCAGCGAGACCCCGGTGGCGCACGGCCCGAAGGAAGCACTGGCCGAAACCGTGTGGGACCTCGTGGCCGAACGGCTCGGCTGA
- the rpoZ gene encoding DNA-directed RNA polymerase subunit omega → MSSSISAPEGIINPPIDELLEATDSKYSLVIYAAKRARQINAYYSQLGEGLLEYVGPLVDTHVHEKPLSIALREINAGLLTSEAIEGPAQ, encoded by the coding sequence GTGTCCTCTTCCATCTCCGCGCCCGAGGGCATCATCAACCCGCCGATCGACGAGCTTCTCGAGGCCACGGACTCGAAGTACAGCCTCGTGATCTACGCGGCCAAGCGGGCCCGCCAGATCAACGCGTACTACTCGCAGCTCGGCGAGGGCCTCCTCGAGTACGTCGGTCCGCTCGTCGACACCCACGTCCACGAGAAGCCGCTCTCGATCGCCCTGCGCGAGATCAACGCGGGGCTGCTGACGTCCGAGGCCATCGAAGGCCCGGCGCAGTAA
- the gmk gene encoding guanylate kinase, with product MAATPRGTSPVPPDARPRLTVLSGPSGVGKSTVVAHMRKEHPEVWLSVSATTRRPRPGEQHGVHYFFVTDDEMDKLIANGELLEWAEFAGNRYGTPRAAVLERLEAGEPVLLEIDLQGARQVRESMPEAQLVFLAPPSWDELVRRLTGRGTEPPEVIERRLAAATVELAAEPEFDQTLVNTSVEDVARELLALTNVV from the coding sequence ATGGCTGCAACACCCCGGGGGACGTCCCCCGTACCCCCGGACGCACGTCCGCGGCTGACCGTGCTCTCCGGCCCCTCGGGGGTCGGCAAGAGCACGGTCGTCGCCCATATGCGCAAGGAACACCCCGAGGTATGGCTGTCGGTCTCGGCGACGACCCGCCGGCCCCGCCCCGGCGAGCAGCACGGCGTCCACTACTTCTTCGTCACCGACGACGAGATGGACAAGCTGATCGCCAACGGTGAGCTGCTGGAGTGGGCGGAGTTCGCGGGAAACCGCTACGGCACGCCCCGCGCGGCCGTACTGGAGCGCCTGGAGGCCGGTGAGCCGGTGCTCCTGGAGATCGACCTTCAGGGCGCACGGCAGGTCCGCGAGTCCATGCCCGAGGCGCAGCTCGTGTTTCTGGCCCCGCCCTCCTGGGACGAACTGGTGCGTAGGCTCACCGGGCGGGGGACCGAGCCGCCGGAGGTGATCGAGCGCCGCCTCGCCGCGGCCACGGTCGAGCTGGCGGCCGAGCCGGAGTTCGACCAGACCCTGGTCAACACCTCCGTCGAGGACGTGGCCCGCGAGCTGCTAGCCTTGACGAACGTCGTGTGA
- a CDS encoding integration host factor gives MALPPLTPEQRAAALEKAAAARRERAEVKNRLKHSGASLHEVIKQGQENDVIGKMKVSALLESLPGVGKVRAKQIMERLGISESRRVRGLGSNQIASLEREFGSTGS, from the coding sequence GTGGCTCTTCCGCCCCTTACCCCTGAACAGCGCGCAGCCGCGCTCGAAAAGGCCGCCGCGGCTCGCCGGGAGCGGGCCGAGGTCAAGAATCGACTCAAGCACTCCGGCGCCTCCCTCCACGAGGTCATCAAGCAGGGCCAGGAGAACGACGTCATCGGCAAGATGAAGGTCTCCGCCCTCCTCGAGTCCCTGCCGGGCGTGGGCAAGGTCCGCGCCAAGCAGATCATGGAGCGACTGGGCATCTCCGAGAGCCGCCGCGTGCGCGGGCTCGGTTCCAACCAGATCGCCTCCCTGGAGCGCGAGTTCGGCAGCACCGGCAGCTGA
- the pyrF gene encoding orotidine-5'-phosphate decarboxylase encodes MSGTTVLEPFGARLRRAMDERGPLCVGIDPHASLLADWGLNDDVAGLERFSRTVVEAVADRVAVLKPQSAFFERFGSRGVAVLEKSVEEARAAGALVVMDAKRGDIGSTMAAYAESFLLRGAPLFSDALTVSPYLGYGSLKPAVDMARENGAGLFVLALTSNPEGGEVQHAVRTDGRGVGATMLAHLAAENAGEEPLGSFGAVVGATLGDLSSYDLDINGPLLAPGIGAQGAAPADLATVFGAVSRNVVPNVSRGVLRHGPDVEALRTAADRFAEEIRSAVTAA; translated from the coding sequence ATGAGCGGCACGACGGTACTCGAACCCTTCGGCGCCCGGCTGCGCCGCGCGATGGACGAGCGCGGCCCGCTGTGCGTCGGCATCGACCCGCACGCCTCCCTGCTCGCCGACTGGGGCCTGAACGACGACGTGGCGGGCCTGGAGCGCTTCAGCCGCACCGTCGTGGAGGCGGTGGCCGACCGGGTGGCCGTCCTCAAACCGCAGAGCGCCTTCTTCGAGCGCTTCGGTTCGCGCGGCGTCGCCGTCCTGGAGAAGTCGGTCGAGGAGGCCCGGGCGGCCGGCGCGCTGGTCGTCATGGACGCCAAGCGCGGCGACATCGGCTCGACCATGGCCGCCTACGCCGAGTCCTTCCTGCTCAGGGGCGCCCCGCTGTTCTCCGACGCGCTCACCGTCTCGCCGTACCTCGGCTACGGCTCCCTGAAGCCGGCCGTGGACATGGCGCGCGAGAACGGCGCGGGCCTCTTCGTGCTGGCGCTGACCTCCAACCCCGAGGGCGGGGAGGTCCAGCACGCGGTGCGGACCGACGGACGCGGCGTCGGTGCGACGATGCTGGCGCACCTGGCCGCCGAGAACGCGGGCGAGGAGCCCCTCGGCTCCTTCGGGGCGGTGGTCGGCGCCACCCTCGGCGACCTGTCGTCGTACGACCTGGACATCAACGGCCCGCTCCTGGCACCCGGCATCGGTGCCCAGGGAGCCGCCCCCGCGGACCTGGCGACGGTCTTCGGCGCCGTGTCGCGCAACGTCGTACCCAACGTCAGCCGGGGTGTTCTCCGTCACGGTCCCGATGTGGAGGCGTTGCGGACGGCCGCGGACCGCTTCGCGGAGGAGATCCGCAGCGCGGTCACGGCGGCCTGA
- a CDS encoding quinone-dependent dihydroorotate dehydrogenase — protein sequence MYELFFRLVFRRMDPETAHHLAFRWIRRAVRVPVLRTFVAAVLAPRYKELRTEAFGLRMHGPFGLAAGFDKNAVAIDGMAMLGFDHVEIGTVTGEPQPGNPKKRLFRLVGDRALINRMGFNNDGSLAVAARLAFRTPVFRTVVGVNIGKTKVVPEEEAADDYVKSAERLAPYADYLVVNVSSPNTPGLRNLQAVDHLRPLLSAVREAADRAVTARRVPLLVKIAPDLADEDVDAVADLAVELGLDGIIATNTTIAREGLGLTSSPVLVRETGGLSGAPLKERSLEVLRRLYARVGDRITLVGVGGVESAEDAWQRILAGATLVQGYSAFIYEGPFWGRAVHKGLAARLRQSPYATLADAVGADVRKPR from the coding sequence ATGTACGAACTCTTCTTCCGCCTGGTCTTCCGACGCATGGACCCGGAGACCGCGCACCACCTGGCCTTCCGCTGGATCCGCCGCGCCGTCCGCGTCCCCGTCCTGCGCACCTTCGTCGCGGCCGTGCTCGCCCCCCGGTACAAGGAGCTGCGCACCGAGGCCTTCGGCCTGCGGATGCACGGCCCCTTCGGCCTGGCCGCCGGCTTCGACAAGAACGCGGTCGCCATCGACGGGATGGCGATGCTCGGCTTCGACCACGTCGAGATCGGCACCGTGACGGGGGAGCCGCAGCCGGGCAACCCCAAGAAGCGGCTGTTCCGCCTCGTCGGGGACCGAGCCCTGATCAACCGCATGGGCTTCAACAACGACGGCTCGCTCGCCGTGGCGGCCCGCCTGGCCTTCCGGACGCCCGTCTTCAGGACGGTCGTCGGCGTCAACATCGGCAAGACCAAGGTGGTGCCCGAGGAGGAGGCGGCCGACGACTACGTGAAGTCGGCCGAGCGGCTGGCCCCGTACGCCGACTACCTGGTCGTCAACGTGTCGTCGCCGAACACGCCGGGCCTGCGCAACCTCCAGGCGGTGGACCACCTGCGTCCGCTGCTGAGCGCCGTCCGCGAGGCGGCCGACCGCGCGGTCACCGCACGGCGCGTGCCCCTCCTGGTCAAGATCGCGCCGGACCTCGCCGACGAGGACGTCGACGCGGTCGCCGACCTGGCGGTGGAGCTGGGGCTGGACGGCATCATCGCCACCAACACCACCATCGCGCGTGAGGGACTGGGCCTCACCTCCTCGCCCGTCCTCGTCCGGGAGACCGGCGGCCTGTCCGGCGCCCCCCTCAAGGAGCGGTCCCTGGAGGTGCTGCGCCGCCTCTACGCGCGCGTGGGCGACCGGATCACCCTGGTGGGCGTCGGCGGCGTCGAGAGCGCCGAGGACGCCTGGCAGCGCATCCTGGCCGGTGCCACGCTCGTGCAGGGCTACAGCGCCTTCATCTACGAGGGGCCCTTCTGGGGCCGAGCCGTCCACAAGGGCCTCGCCGCGCGCCTGCGGCAGAGCCCGTACGCCACCCTCGCCGACGCGGTCGGCGCCGACGTGAGGAAGCCCCGATGA
- the carB gene encoding carbamoyl-phosphate synthase large subunit, whose product MPKRTDIQSVLVIGSGPIVIGQAAEFDYSGTQACRVLKAEGLRVILVNSNPATIMTDPEIADATYVEPITPEFVEKIIAKERPDALLPTLGGQTALNTAISLHGNGVLEKYGVELIGANVEAINKGEDRDLFKEVVEEVRKKIGHGESARSYICHSMDDVLKGVEELGGYPVVVRPSFTMGGAGSGFAHDEEELRRIAGQGLTLSPTTEVLLEESILGWKEYELELMRDKNDNVVVVCSIENFDPMGVHTGDSITVAPAMTLTDREYQVLRDVGIAIIREVGVDTGGCNIQFAVNPADGRVIVIEMNPRVSRSSALASKATGFPIAKIAAKLAVGYTLDEIPNDITQETPASFEPTLDYVVVKAPRFAFEKFPSADSTLTTTMKSVGEAMAIGRNFTEAFQKALRSLEKKGSQFTFVGEPGDKAALLEEAVRPTDGRINAVMQAIRAGATPEEVFEYTKIDPWFVDQLFLIKEIADELAEAPELTAALLAEAKRHGFSDQQIGEIRGLREDVVREVRHALGIRPVYKTVDTCAAEFAARTPYFYSSYDEETEVAPREKPAVIILGSGPNRIGQGIEFDYSCVHASFALSDAGYETVMVNCNPETVSTDYDTSDRLYFEPLTLEDVLEIVHAEKQAGPIAGVIVQLGGQTPLGLSQALKDNGVPVVGTSPEAIHAAEDRGAFGRVLKEAGLPAPKHGTATTFTEAKAIADEIGYPVLVRPSYVLGGRGMEIVYDETRLEAYIAESTEISPSRPVLVDRFLDDAIEIDVDALYDGEELYLGGVMEHIEEAGIHSGDSACALPPITLGGFDIKRLRASTEGIAAGVGVRGLINIQFALAGDILYVLEANPRASRTVPFTSKATAVPLAKAAARISLGATIAELRAEGLLPATGDGGELPLDAPISVKEAVMPWSRFRDIHGRGVDTVLGPEMRSTGEVMGIDSVFGTAYAKSQAGAYGPLPTKGRAFISVANRDKRSMIFPARELVAHGFELMATSGTAEVLRRNGINATVVRKQSEGTGPNGEKTIVQLIHDGQVDLIVNTPYGTGGRLDGYDIRTAAVARSVPCLTTVQALAAAVQGIDALNHGDVGVRSLQEHAEFLTAARD is encoded by the coding sequence CGGCCCGATCGTCATCGGCCAGGCCGCCGAGTTCGACTACTCCGGCACCCAGGCCTGCCGCGTGCTCAAGGCCGAGGGCCTGCGCGTCATCCTGGTGAACTCCAACCCGGCGACGATCATGACCGACCCGGAGATCGCCGACGCCACCTACGTCGAGCCGATCACCCCCGAGTTCGTCGAGAAGATCATCGCCAAGGAGCGCCCCGACGCGCTGCTGCCCACCCTGGGCGGCCAGACGGCGCTCAACACCGCCATCTCGCTGCACGGCAACGGCGTCCTGGAGAAGTACGGCGTCGAGCTCATCGGCGCCAACGTGGAGGCCATCAACAAGGGCGAGGACCGCGACCTGTTCAAGGAGGTCGTCGAGGAGGTCCGCAAGAAGATCGGGCACGGCGAGTCGGCCCGCTCCTACATCTGCCACTCCATGGACGACGTCCTCAAGGGTGTCGAGGAGCTCGGCGGCTACCCGGTCGTCGTCCGCCCCTCCTTCACCATGGGCGGCGCCGGCTCCGGCTTCGCGCACGACGAGGAGGAGCTGCGCCGCATCGCCGGGCAGGGCCTCACCCTCTCGCCGACCACCGAGGTGCTCCTGGAGGAGTCCATCCTCGGCTGGAAGGAGTACGAGCTGGAGCTGATGCGCGACAAGAACGACAACGTCGTGGTCGTCTGCTCCATCGAGAACTTCGACCCCATGGGCGTCCACACCGGCGACTCGATCACCGTCGCGCCCGCGATGACGCTGACCGACCGCGAGTACCAGGTGCTGCGCGACGTCGGCATCGCGATCATCCGCGAGGTCGGCGTCGACACCGGCGGCTGCAACATCCAGTTCGCGGTGAACCCGGCCGACGGCCGCGTCATCGTCATCGAGATGAACCCCCGCGTGTCGCGTTCCTCGGCGCTCGCCTCCAAGGCGACCGGCTTCCCGATCGCGAAGATCGCGGCCAAGCTCGCCGTGGGCTACACACTGGACGAGATCCCCAACGACATCACGCAGGAGACCCCGGCCTCCTTCGAGCCGACGCTCGACTACGTGGTGGTCAAGGCTCCGCGCTTCGCCTTCGAGAAGTTCCCGTCGGCTGACTCCACGCTGACCACCACCATGAAGTCGGTCGGCGAGGCCATGGCCATCGGCCGCAACTTCACCGAGGCCTTCCAGAAGGCGCTGCGCTCGCTGGAGAAGAAGGGCAGCCAGTTCACCTTCGTCGGCGAACCCGGCGACAAGGCCGCTCTCCTCGAAGAGGCCGTCCGGCCCACCGACGGCCGGATCAACGCCGTCATGCAGGCCATCCGCGCCGGCGCCACGCCCGAGGAGGTCTTCGAGTACACGAAGATCGACCCGTGGTTCGTCGACCAGCTCTTCCTGATCAAGGAGATCGCCGACGAGCTCGCCGAGGCGCCCGAGCTGACCGCCGCCCTGCTCGCCGAGGCCAAGCGGCACGGCTTCTCCGACCAGCAGATCGGTGAGATCCGCGGCCTGCGCGAGGACGTCGTCCGCGAGGTCCGCCACGCGCTCGGCATCCGCCCGGTCTACAAGACGGTCGACACCTGCGCCGCCGAGTTCGCCGCGCGGACGCCGTACTTCTACTCCTCCTACGACGAGGAGACCGAGGTCGCGCCGCGCGAGAAGCCCGCGGTGATCATCCTGGGCTCCGGTCCGAACCGCATCGGCCAGGGCATCGAGTTCGACTACTCCTGCGTCCACGCCTCCTTCGCGCTCAGCGACGCCGGCTACGAGACCGTGATGGTCAACTGCAACCCGGAGACCGTCTCCACCGACTACGACACCTCCGACCGGCTGTACTTCGAGCCGCTCACGCTGGAGGACGTCCTGGAGATCGTCCACGCGGAGAAGCAGGCCGGCCCCATCGCGGGCGTGATCGTCCAGCTCGGCGGCCAGACCCCGCTGGGCCTGTCCCAGGCGCTCAAGGACAACGGCGTGCCGGTCGTCGGCACCTCGCCCGAGGCCATCCACGCCGCCGAGGACCGCGGCGCTTTCGGCCGGGTCCTGAAGGAGGCGGGCCTGCCCGCTCCCAAGCACGGCACCGCCACCACCTTCACCGAGGCCAAGGCCATCGCCGACGAGATCGGCTACCCCGTCCTCGTCCGGCCCTCCTACGTCCTCGGCGGACGGGGCATGGAGATCGTCTACGACGAGACCCGCCTGGAGGCGTACATCGCCGAGTCGACCGAGATCAGCCCGTCCCGCCCGGTCCTGGTCGACCGCTTCCTGGACGACGCCATCGAGATCGACGTCGACGCCCTGTACGACGGCGAGGAGCTGTACCTCGGCGGCGTCATGGAGCACATCGAGGAGGCCGGTATCCACTCCGGCGACTCGGCGTGCGCCCTGCCCCCCATCACGCTGGGCGGCTTCGACATCAAGCGGCTGCGCGCCTCCACCGAGGGCATCGCCGCGGGCGTCGGCGTGCGCGGCCTGATCAACATCCAGTTCGCCCTGGCCGGGGACATCCTCTACGTCCTGGAGGCCAACCCGCGCGCCTCGCGCACCGTCCCCTTCACCTCGAAGGCGACGGCGGTGCCGCTGGCCAAGGCCGCCGCGCGCATCTCGCTCGGCGCCACCATCGCCGAGCTGCGCGCCGAGGGGCTGCTGCCGGCCACCGGCGACGGCGGCGAGCTGCCGCTGGACGCGCCGATCTCCGTCAAGGAGGCCGTGATGCCGTGGTCCCGCTTCCGGGACATCCACGGCCGCGGCGTCGACACCGTCCTCGGCCCGGAGATGCGCTCCACCGGCGAGGTCATGGGCATCGACTCCGTCTTCGGCACGGCCTACGCCAAGTCGCAGGCGGGCGCGTACGGCCCGCTGCCGACCAAGGGACGGGCGTTCATCTCGGTCGCCAACCGCGACAAGCGCTCGATGATCTTCCCGGCCCGTGAGCTGGTGGCCCACGGCTTCGAGCTGATGGCCACCTCCGGCACCGCCGAGGTCCTCAGGCGCAACGGCATCAACGCCACCGTCGTGCGCAAGCAGTCCGAAGGAACCGGGCCGAACGGCGAGAAGACCATCGTCCAGCTGATCCACGACGGTCAGGTCGACCTCATCGTGAACACCCCGTACGGCACCGGAGGCCGCCTGGACGGCTACGACATCCGCACGGCGGCCGTGGCCCGTTCCGTGCCGTGCCTGACGACGGTCCAGGCGCTCGCCGCGGCGGTCCAGGGCATCGACGCCCTCAACCACGGCGACGTGGGAGTGCGCTCCCTCCAGGAACACGCCGAGTTCCTGACCGCGGCCCGCGACTAG